One segment of Brassica napus cultivar Da-Ae chromosome C3, Da-Ae, whole genome shotgun sequence DNA contains the following:
- the LOC111214046 gene encoding protein FAR1-RELATED SEQUENCE 5, with the protein MILVKVILFALVFIIPTRFRVFNLPSFVFNVVDFDLGLSIRARFFFWPLVCQDMDNEEVLDFDVDDDGIDIEPNDMLDDTTNSDAATYFPDGDLEPYEGLEFESEESAKAFYNSYARRIGFSTRVSSSRRSRRDGAIIQRQFVCAKEGFRNMNEKRTKDREIKRPRTITRVGCKASLSVKMHDSSGKWAVSGFVKEHNHELVPPDQVHCLRSHRQISGPAKTLIDTLQAAGMGPRRIMSALIKEYGGISKVGFTEVDCRNYMRNNRQKSIQGEIQLLLDYLRQMNAHNPTFFYSLQGSSDDVGNVFWADPKAITDFTYFGDTVTFDTTYRSNRYRLPFAPFTGVNHHGQPILFGCAFIVNENEASFVWLFKTWLAAMSGHSPVSITTDHDAVIRAAVMQVFPEARHRFCKWHIFKKCQEKLSHVFLRHPSFESDLHKTVNLTDSVEDFESCWFSLLDKYELRDHDWLQALYSDRRQWVPVYLRDTFFAEMSSTQRSDSINSYFDGYINASTNLSQFFKLYEKALESRLEKEVKADYDTMNSPPVLKTPSPMEKQASELYTRKLFTRFQEELVGTLTFMASKADDDGDLGTYQVAKYGETHKAHCVKFNILEMRANCSCQMFEFSGIVCRHILAVFRVTNLLTLPPYYILKRWTRNAKSSVIFDDYGLHAYDNYLESHTVRYNTLRHKAFSFVQEAGKSLYTCDVALVALQEAAKTVSLEMKNEVRRTMANGHVKGSSASGGEQILRNEDSQQDEPEDEMDKKIIELRNELELANRRCEAYRTNLLSVLKEMEDQKLQVSIKVQNIKISLKDSL; encoded by the exons ATGATTTTGGTAAAAGTCATTTTATTTGCACTAGTTTTCATTATTCCCActcgatttagggttttcaaTTTGCCATCATTTGTATTCAATGTCGTCGATTTCGATTTAGGGTTATCGATCCGAGCTCGTTTCTTCTTCTGGCCTCTTGTTTGCCAAGATATGGACAACGAAGAAGTGCTCGACTTCGACGTAGACGACGACGGCATCGACATCGAGCCCAACGACATGCTCGACGACACCACCAACTCGGACGCCGCCACCTACTTCCCCGACGGCGACCTCGAGCCATACGAGGGCCTCGAGTTCGAGTCCGAGGAATCCGCCAAAGCCTTCTACAACTCCTACGCCCGCCGCATCGGGTTCAGCACCCGCGTCAGCTCCTCCCGGCGCTCCCGCCGCGACGGCGCCATCATCCAGAGACAATTCGTCTGCGCCAAAGAAGGCTTCAGGAACATGAACGAGAAACGCACCAAGGACAGAGAGATCAAGCGTCCCAGGACCATCACCAGAGTCGGCTGCAAAGCCTCCTTATCCGTTAAGATGCACGACTCCTCCGGTAAATGGGCCGTATCTGGGTTCGTTAAAGAGCACAATCACGAGCTGGTTCCTCCCGATCAGGTCCACTGCTTGAGGTCCCACAGGCAGATCTCGGGCCCCGCCAAGACTTTGATTGACACGTTGCAGGCCGCTGGGATGGGCCCCAGGAGGATAATGTCCGCGCTTATTAAAGAGTACGGTGGGATTAGTAAAGTGGGATTCACGGAAGTTGACTGTAGGAATTACATGAGGAACAATCGGCAGAAGAGTATACAGGGAGAgattcagcttcttcttgattacttgaGGCAGATGAATGCTCATAATCCAACCTTCTTTTACTCCCTCCAGGGAAGCAGCGATGATGTTGGTAACGTGTTTTGGGCTGATCCCAAGGCCATAACGGACTTCACTTACTTTGGTGATACCGTTACGTTTGATACGACTTACAGGTCTAATAGGTATCGTTTGCCTTTTGCTCCTTTCACTGGTGTGAACCACCATGGGCAGCCGATTCTTTTCGGATGCGCGTTTATCGTTAATGAGAATGAGGCTTCCTTCGTGTGGCTTTTCAAGACTTGGCTTGCGGCGATGTCCGGACACTCTCCTGTCTCGATCACTACCGATCACGACGCGGTTATACGTGCTGCTGTGATGCAGGTTTTTCCCGAGGCTCGCCACAGGTTCTGCAAGTGGCATATTTTCAAGAAATGTCAGGAGAAGTTGTCTCATGTGTTCCTCAGGCATCCTTCTTTTGAGTCTGATTTACACAAGACTGTCAATCTGACCGACTCTGTTGAGGATTTTGAGTCGTGCTGGTTTTCGCTTCTTGACAAGTATGAGCTCAGGGATCATGACTGGCTACAAGCGTTGTACTCTGATCGACGCCAGTGGGTTCCTGTTTATCTCCGTGATACCTTTTTCGCGGAGATGTCTTCCACTCAGCGTAGTGACAGTATAAATTCGTATTTTGATGGTTACATCAACGCTTCGACCAATCTGAGCCAGTTCTTTAAGCTGTACGAGAAAGCTTTGGAGAGTCGTCTCGAGAAAGAAGTTAAAGCGGATTACGATACGATGAACTCGCCTCCCGTTCTGAAGACTCCATCTCCCATGGAGAAGCAGGCGTCTGAGCTTTACACGAGGAAGCTGTTCACGAGATTCCAGGAGGAGCTAGTGGGGACTTTGACTTTCATGGCGTCCAAAGCTGATGACGATGGGGATCTCGGTACCTACCAGGTTGCGAAATACGGAGAGACTCACAAGGCTCATTGCGTTAAGTTCAACATCTTGGAGATGAGAGCGAACTGCAGTTGCCAGATGTTTGAGTTCTCTGGGATCGTGTGTAGACATATATTGGCGGTCTTCCGTGTCACCAATCTCCTTACGCTTCCGCCTTACTATATCCTAAAGAGATGGACTAGAAATGCCAAGAGCAGTGTTATATTCGATGACTATGGTTTGCATGCGTATGATAATTACTTGGAGTCTCATACTGTCCGGTACAACACCTTACGCCACAAAGCTTTTAGTTTTGTGCAAGAAGCGGGGAAATCTCTGTATACTTGTGACGTCGCTCTAGTTGCTCTGCAAGAAGCTGCCAAGACTGTGTCCTTGGAAATGAAAAATGAAGTTAGGAGAACTATGGCTAACGGGCATGTTAAAGGGAGCTCTGCAAGTGGTGGAGAACAGATACTCCGTAATGAGGACTCTCAGCAAGACGAGCCCGAG GATGAAATGGACAAGAAGATTATTGAGCTCAGAAACGAGCTGGAATTAGCAAACAGGAGATGTGAAGCCTACAGGACTAACCTACTTTCGGTCTTGAAAGAAATGGAAGATCAAAAGTTACAGGTGTCCATCAAAGTGCAGAACATCAAAATCAGCTTAAAGGATAGTCTGTGA
- the LOC106420673 gene encoding 60S ribosomal protein L35-2 produces MARIKVHELREKSKTDLSTQLKDFKAELALLRVAKVTGGAPNKLSKIKVVRKSIAQVLTVISQKQKLALREAYKTKKFLPLDLRPKKTRAIRRRLTKHQASLKTEREKKKEMYFPIRKYAIKV; encoded by the exons ATGG CAAGGATCAAGGTTCATGAGCTGAGAGAGAAATCAAAAACGGATCTTTCCACTCAGTTGAAAGATTTCAAGGCCGAGCTAGCTCTTCTCCGCGTCGCCAAGGTCACTGGAGGTGCTCCCAACAAGCTCTCTAAGAT caAGGTGGTGAGGAAATCAATCGCTCAGGTGTTGACAGTGATCTCACAGAAGCAGAAGCTTGCTCTGAGAGAGGCGTATAAGACCAAGAAGTTTTTGCCTCTTGATCTTCGTCCCAAGAAGACTAGAGCTATCAGGAGGAGACTCACCAAGCATCAG GCATCGCTGAAGACAGaaagggagaagaagaaagaaatgtaCTTTCCAATTAGAAAGTATGCTATTAAGGTGTAA